The Candidatus Coatesbacteria bacterium genome segment GGAATCCGCGACCGCCGCTCCGAGCGCGACGGGCGTCTTTGCCGATCAGCCCGGCGTACGCAACCACTACAGCGATTACGGTTACTATTGGTTGGTGTTGGATGAGGACGAGCCGCTGCGCTTCGCCGACCTCGACGCCGCCCCGGCCGGCGAGCCCGAGCTGACCCACCTCCAGGGCCGCCTGCATCACGAGGACGACGTCGAAAGCCTCAACCGCAGCAAGTACACCAGCGAGGGGATGGATTTCTATTGGGATCGTACCGTCCCCGAGCCGACGGGCTGGACCTTCGATATCAACCTGGTCGACTACACCCCGGCCGACACCACCTACATGGCCTACGGTGTCCACGGCAACGCCAAGAACTACGACTGCGAGTTCCAGATCTACTACGACGAGGACGTCACTCCCGAACGGCTGGTCGACTCCTTTCCCTTCGATGACGACGACCGCACCGTCTCACGCTGGTTCACCGTACCGGCGGACTATCCCACCTCGGGCAAAAACGAGCTGACCCTTTACGTCGACGACGGCGGTGATGATGACCTGAACCAGGTCTCCATCGACTCCCTCGAGGTGCTCTATCCCCGGGGATTGGAAGCCCGCAACGGCGCCTTCGAGGCCTGGGGCGGTTTCGAGCAGAGCGGTCGCCGCCGGTTGACGGTGACCGGGCTGACCTCGGACGACATCGCCGTCTGGGACCTGACGGCGGGAGAGCGGCTGACGAACTACGAACTCGAGGGTCCGAGCGGGTTGCGCGACGTGGTCTTCGCCTGGGAAGTCGAGCCGGACCGTCACCTGATCGTCTTCGATCGTCAGCGGGCCCGCGAGCCCCTGGACATCTATCCCGACGCCCCAGCCGAATTGGACGAATCCGTGGCCGCCGACTTGATCTATGTCAGCCATCCCGCTCTGGCCGCGGCCCTCGATCCCCTGGCCGACTACCACCGCAGCCGCGGCCTGCGCGTGGAGGTGGTCAACGTCGACGATATCTACGACGCCTACGCCGGGGGGCGGATGGATCCCGTGGCCATTCGCAACTACCTCAAGCACGCCTTCGCCGATCCGCTGGGCGATCCCCTGAGCTACGCCTGTCTGGTGGGCGACGGCAGCTACGATTACCGCGACAGCGAGGGCATCTACAACGGGCCGTTGTGGCGCGACTTCGGCGAGAATCTGATCCCGCCCCACTACCTCCACTACAGCACCTCCTTCGTTCCCAGCGATAATTTCTTCGCCGCCCTGAACGCCGGGACCACCGAGCCCCAGATCGCCCTGACCCGCCTGAGCGTCGTCGACGACACCGAGCTCGAGCGGATCGTCGAGCGCTGCCTGGGGTATCCCGAAGTGCCGGCCGGCCGCTGGCAGGTGCGCAATATCCTCGTCGCCGACAACTACGTCGATTACCAGAATCCAGAAGACGGCCGCGACGAGACCGGCAACTTCGACCGTTACGCCGAGGAGATCTGCAATTACTACAGCAGCTTCTCCATCGAGCCGACCAAGCTGTACATGACCCAGATGGGGATGGCCCGCACCGGCGAGGAGTTCTACTGCCAGTACTCCCTGGGCGCCCGCCGCAACGCCGTGCGCGAGCTGATCACCCGGGCCGTCCTCGACGACACCGGCTCCCTGTTCTACAATTACTTCGGCCACGGCGGCTGGCACACCTGGGCCGACGAGCTGACCCTGACCGAGCGCCCGCCGCTCTATCTCGACCGGGAGGCCTGGGCCAAACCGCAGCCCGCCGTCCTGGTGCAGTCCTCCTGCTCGGTGGCCGATTTCGATCGCAGCAAGAACACCAACGAATACCCGGAGAGCATCGCCGAGTATCTGATGCGGACCCGGGACGGCCTGTTGGCCGGGGTGGGCTCCACCCGGGTCACCGGCGGCGGAACCTGCCAGTCTTACCACGCGGCCTTCTACAACGCCGTCTACCACCCCGAGGCCCACCTGGACACACCGCGCCTGGGACTGCTGCACCAGAGCGCCCTGCTGACCTCGGGAAACATCGCCCTGCGCTTCAAGTGGGCCTTCCTCGGCGATCCGGCGACCGAGCTGCGCCGGCCCGTCGGCGGGATCACTCTCTACGATCCGGGGCTGACCAGCGTCGCCCGGGGCGAGGTCATCGAGATCACCGGGCGGATCGCCGACGCCTCTCTGGGTGTCGAGACCGTCGAGGTGGTGGCCTACGACCGACCGATGATGCCCTATTCCTTCGTCGAGTCCCCGGTCCGGCTGGTCCGCCCGGTCACCCGGGCGGTGGGCGCCGTCGACGGCAACGCCTTCACCGTCGAGCTGCCCGTTCCCTGGACCATCGACAACGATCTGAACCCGGAACCGATCCCCGACGACGCGCTCTACACCCTGGATATCCATGCCTACGCCCTGGCGGCCGACGGCCGGCGCCTGGTCGTCGATGAACCCTGGAACATCGGCGAGACGCCGACGCAACGGGAGTTCTCCCAGGCCACCCCCCGGCTGTACACCGAGATCCTGATCGAGGGCGCCGTCGAGCCTCCCGCGGACAACGGCGGACCGCAGATCGACTTCACCCTCAACGGCGGTTCGACGGCTTCCGGCGACCTGGTCTCCGGCGAGTTCGACCTCGAACTGACATTGAGCGATCCTCACGGCATCCTGACCGTGCGCGACGACGCCGGAATGCCGGGACCGGCCGGGGACATCGACCGGCCCATCGTCCTGACGGCCGACGCCGAGGGTCACAGCCTGCAGTTCGACCTGACCGACGATTACGCCACCGCGGCCGATGACTACACCCGGGGCGTGGTCTCCCGGACCATCGAGCTGCCTCCGGGACGCTACACTCTGAGCGCCCTGGCCTACGATCGCTTCGGTGAGCCGGGAACGGCCTCCTTCGAGCTGCGCGTCGAGGACGAGATGTCCCTGGAGCAGGTCCTGGTGGTTCCCAATCCGGCCCCCGGCCCGACGGCCTTCACCTTCGTCACCAGCCGGCGGCCCGACCGCGCCCGGATCCGTATTTACACCCCGGCGGGTCGTCTGGTGCGCACCATCGACGACATCGTCCCCGTCGCCGGCTTCAACGTCATCGAATGGGACGGCGACGACGACGGCGGTCGTCCCCTGGCCAACGGCGTCTACCTTTACCAACTCGAAGTCGGGCTCGACGAAACGGTCTGCGAGACCTACGAGAAGTTCATCATGCTGCGCTAGAGCCGGCCTGATCACCGAAGCGCATGAAGCGCAGCGGCCTCGACAAGCTACTGCCTCCGCAGTCAAGGAGGGGAAGTTGAAACGCGCCCTACCCGCGATCCTGGCCCTTCTGGCGATGCTGAATCCCGCCGCCGCCGGGGAGACCCTCTACGCCGGAGACTACCTCTCCCTGGGCTTCGGCGCCCGGCCGCTGGCCCTCGGCGGGGCCTACGGCGCCCTGGCCACGGACGCCGCCGCGGCGGCCTACAACCCCGCCGGGTTGGCCCGGGCCGGGAACTACGGCGGACTGTTCCTGCACTCCAGCCGCTTCGACGGCTTGGTGACCTACGACGCCCTGTCCGGCTTCTACGGCGCTGCCCCGGACCTGGGCGCCTTCGGCGCCGCCTGGGTACGCAGCGCCGTCGACGAGATCAAGCTGACCCGCTGGGACGATGACGGCCGCCCCGAGGTTTATGACGTCGTCGACACCGCCGCCGACGCCTTCATTCTGACCTACGCCCGGGCCCTGACCGACGGGCTGGCCGTCGGCGTCAACCTCAAGTACCTGCGTGACGACCTGGGCGCCGCCACGGCCGACGGTTTCGGTTTCGACCTGGGTGTGCTCTGGTGTCCCCTCGAGGGGCTCGGCCTGGGATTGACCGCCCACGACCCCTATACCTTCAAGGAGTGGTCCAACGGCACCACGGACACCTTCGATCCGCGGTTGCGTCTCGGGGCGGCCTACGGGATCGACATCGCCGAGATCGACAGCGTCGTCACCTTGACCGGCGACGCCGAGCTGATCCTGGCCGATTACGGCTCCAGCGCCCAGGTGGACCTCGACGGCGCCGGGTTGGACCTTCACGCCGGACTGGAGTTCGCCGTGGCCGGCGTCTTCGCCGCCCGAGCCGGGGTCGATCGCGGCAAGCTGACCCTGGGCGGCGGTGTCGGACTTTGGGGGATCAATCTCGATTACTGCTGGCTGTCCCACGAGCTGGGCGACACCCACCGGGTCAGCCTGCAGGCCCTGTTCTAGTTCCTACCGGTCCCCGTGGAGTCCGGTCACGCACCGCTGGAGTTGCCGATCCCGCGGCGGGAAACTAATCTCGCCCCGCCGCCGTATGCTTTAATCGGTATGTCTTTCACGCCCGCCCGGCGGGTCAACGGGAGCGATGAGCTATGCGCGCTACAGTTATTGTCTTGATGGCCCTGGTGTTGTTACCCGCGGCGGCCGCGGCCGACGCCGTCACCATCGCCGCCCCCTGGCTGGTGATGGACCCCGGCGCCCGGGCCGGCGGGATGGGCCGGGCCTTCACCGGCGTGGCCGACGACGTCTACGCCACCTACTTCAACCCCGGCGGACTGGGCCTGTTCACCGGCCGCCAGGTCGGGATGATGCATTCCGACCGCTCGATCGACGAGTACGACATGTACTACGAGTATCTGGGCGGAGCCTATAACTTTCCCGACCTGGGCACCTTCGGCCTCTCGGCCATTTACCATGACACCGGCGAGGTGCCGATCACCAAGGACGACCCCCAGCCGCTGGGCTATATGAGCATCTACTCCTTCTCCATCGGCGCCAGCTACGGCTATCCCCTGATCCCCGAGGTGTTGGGCCTGGGCGGTTCGGTCAAGTACGTCTACGAGCACCTGGCCGACGACGCCACCGCCGGGGCCGTGGCCGTCGACGCCGGTATCCTCTGGCGCACACCGCTGCCCAAGCTGTCGGTGGGCGCCGCGGTGATGAACCTCGGCATGGACCTGGATTACCAGGGCGGCAGCAGCGACGACGAGGAGGACGATCCCGAGGCCGAGCCCAGCCCCCTGCCGCGGATGCTCAAGCTCGGGCTGGCCTACGAGGTGCCCTTCCCCGAGAAGGTCGACCCCGACGATCCCTCCAAGGTCATCAAGCTCAACGAGCTGCGCTTCGCCTTCGATTACACCAAGTACCTGGTCGAGATGGAGGACGACTTCGCCACCGAGATCGGCGAGGGCATCCTCGGCGTCGGCGCCGAATACTGGTACGCCGGCATCGTCGGTCTGCGCGTCGGCTATTACTACGAGGAGGCCGCCAACCTCGAGGGCACCAGCTTCGGCGTCAGCCTGCGCTACGCCGGCTTCCAGTTCGATTTCGCCCAGGTGCCCGAGGGCGAGCTCTTCGGCATGAAAAACCGTTTCAGTCTGAGCTACGCCTGGTAACCGGCCCTCGACTCCGGGCGAAGGTGGGCCTTCTTGGGACGGGTCACTGACAAAGGTCTATGCCGACCTCGACTCCGGGCGGGATTGGGCCTTCCACCTTCTTCCATTTGCCCCCATCATCTCGACTCCCGGAGGATTCGACCTTGATGGGCGGGTTTGCAGGTCGAGCATTCGACTCCGGGCGCGCGGCGGGGAGATCCCGGCCGCCGACCGCCCGTCGTCACGGTTGCGGGAGGGTCCCCCGGGACCCTCTTTGGAGCCTGGCGGTTTGGAGCCTGGCGGTTTGGAGCCGGCGGTTTGACACTCCGCGGAGCGTCGCGTATACTTCGCAACTCGAAGGGAGCCGCCGCGGGGCGAACGCTCCCCGCTGCTTTCAGCCCCTCGACCGACGACCACCCGATCGCAACCCGACAACTCATGCCGACCTACCGTTTTCGCTGTCAAGCCTGCGGCGAGGTGTTCGAGCGTTTCCTGGCCATCAGTGCGCCCGATCCGGAAACCTGCCCCGCCTGTGAGACCCCGGGGACCGTCAAGCGCCTGCCCCTGGCGGGCAGCGGTTTGATCTTCAAAGGCTCCGGTTTCTACATCACCGACAATCGTCCCGCCGACTACGAGCGGGCCGCAAAGAAAGAAAACGGTGCCGACGCCGACGGAGCCGGGGAAAGCACCCCGGCCCAAACCGCCGACGATTGAGCCGGCCATCACCCGTTACAGAGGTGTTTCCAGCGATGAGAAAAACCCACTGCACGTTCCTGCTCCTGACGGCCCTGACCCTGTTGACGGCGGGCTGCGCCAACGACGGCGGAGAAAGCGTCGCCGAGGTGGGCGACGCCGTCGTCACCGTTGACGACGTCAGCGCGACCATCGGTTCACTCGGTCAGCAGGGACAGCGGATGGCGTCCTCCGCCGAGGGACGCCGCCAGCTCATCGAACGGGCGATCAGCGACGAGTTGATCTACCAGGCCGCCCTCGGCGAGGGCATCGACGAGTTGCCCGAGGTCGAGGACCGCATCGAGCAGGCCGTGCGCAACATCGTCATCGGCTACTACCTGCAGACGGCCTTCGCCGACATGGGCTTCACCGCGGATGAGATCGAGGGCTACTACAACACCCACCAGGAAGAGTTCCAGCGCCCGGCCCAGGCCCACATCCGCCACCTGCAGCTCGAGAGCGCCGCCGACGCCGCCCGGGCCTTCGAGCGGCTCGAGGCCGGCGAGAGCTTCGGCGAGGTGGCCGAGTCCTTCGGCATCGATCCCCGCACGACCCAGCAACTGGTGCTGAGCTCGGAAGCCTCGGGCGCCCCGCCGCGGCTGGTCGAAGCCGTTTTCGCCGCCGAGGCCGGCGCGTTGATCGGCCCCCTGGAGCTGGAGGACGGTTATCACCTGGTCAAGGTCCTCGAGCTGCGCTCCGGCGAGCCGCTGCTGCTGGAGGAGGCGCGACAGCAGGTCATCGAATCCCTGCTGGTCTCCGAAGAGGACGCCCGGCACTACTACGAGGAGAACCGGGAGCGCTTCGACCGCCCCGAGGCGGCTGAACTGCGTTTCATGATCGTCGCTGAACGGGAGCGGGCCGAGGAGCTGTCCGCCGAGTTGGCCGCCGGCGCCGACTTCGCCGAGCTGGCCGCCGCCGAGAGTATCGATCCCGTCTACGGACCCCGCGGCGGACTGGTGGAGCGGTTCTACA includes the following:
- a CDS encoding zinc ribbon domain-containing protein; its protein translation is MPTYRFRCQACGEVFERFLAISAPDPETCPACETPGTVKRLPLAGSGLIFKGSGFYITDNRPADYERAAKKENGADADGAGESTPAQTADD
- a CDS encoding PorV/PorQ family protein, giving the protein MRATVIVLMALVLLPAAAAADAVTIAAPWLVMDPGARAGGMGRAFTGVADDVYATYFNPGGLGLFTGRQVGMMHSDRSIDEYDMYYEYLGGAYNFPDLGTFGLSAIYHDTGEVPITKDDPQPLGYMSIYSFSIGASYGYPLIPEVLGLGGSVKYVYEHLADDATAGAVAVDAGILWRTPLPKLSVGAAVMNLGMDLDYQGGSSDDEEDDPEAEPSPLPRMLKLGLAYEVPFPEKVDPDDPSKVIKLNELRFAFDYTKYLVEMEDDFATEIGEGILGVGAEYWYAGIVGLRVGYYYEEAANLEGTSFGVSLRYAGFQFDFAQVPEGELFGMKNRFSLSYAW